DNA from Flavobacteriales bacterium:
AGCACCGAACGACAATGGACCTGAGCAGACTGAAACCGGCCGAAGGGGCCACCAAGAAGAACAAGCGCCTGGGCCGTGGCCAGGGCAGCGGCCGTGGCGGCACCTCCACCAAGGGGCACAAGGGCCAGAAGGCCATCAGCGGCTACAACCGCAAGCGCGGCTTCGAGGGCGGCCAGATGCCTCTGGTGCGCCGTGTGCCGAAGTTCGGCTTCACGAACCCCACCCGCGTGGAGTACAAGGGCATCAACCTGGATGCGATCCAGGCGCTGGCCGATGCCAAGAAGCTCACGGCGATCGACCCCGAGGTGCTT
Protein-coding regions in this window:
- the rplO gene encoding 50S ribosomal protein L15 → MDLSRLKPAEGATKKNKRLGRGQGSGRGGTSTKGHKGQKAISGYNRKRGFEGGQMPLVRRVPKFGFTNPTRVEYKGINLDAIQALADAKKLTAIDPEVLRANGIIAKNDKLKVLGRGELTGALTITAHAFSATAKAAIEAKGGKAETIATVAPKA